Within the Phaseolus vulgaris cultivar G19833 chromosome 9, P. vulgaris v2.0, whole genome shotgun sequence genome, the region TTATGGCACCAGGATGGTCAAATCAGTGTATCTAGGGCACACCGTCTCATTTTCAGTGATGATTTCTGATAGTAATTTCATTATCTCATACTAGTATTTCAGGTTAGGATAGGGAACATAAAATTATCAGTTGGCTGTTCGGGTTGTTATGATTGGACAAGTCCTAAATCTTGAACAAATATGAACATGTTTTTTGCTAATAATATTTGGCATACGATAGCCTGATTTGGACATGTTATTTGTTGACTATTAATATAATGGCAAACAAGTAGGTAATCACTTGTCTATAAGTCATTGTTATTTATCTTTTCAAATCACTGCCATAAAACCTGGAGTGGGTTATCAAGATTAGTGCTGTTTGAAGGGAATACATATGGATTAAGTTTTTATCTTTTGATAACTTTCCattctaatattttaaaaaaaaaactattctaAAAGCTGACTCTGTTTGGTGAAGGTACATAAATTATTGCATGTCTAACCCACCCCATCTTCATACTAGACATCAAGCATCTTTTTGTGATATCCCACATACTAATAATGTTCTTTGTTCTGAATGAATTAGGTTATAACCCTTGACATGGGTTTGCTTGTTGCTGGAACTAAATATCGTGGTGAGTTTGAGGAGAGGTTGAAGAAACTGATGGAAGAAATCAAGCAAAGTGATGAGATAATCCTTTTCATCGACGAGGTACACACTTTGATTGGAGCAGGAGCAGCAGAAGGGGCAATTGATGCTGCTAATATACTAAAGCCAGCTCTTGCAAGGGGTGAACTACAGGTAGTACTTTCCCCTGCTGAAATGTTCAAATGAATTTAGTGCTTGCTGACTCTGACGTTGAACTTGATTTAATATGTAAAGAGGGAGAAAACAATTGAGTTTTTGTTGTTTGGATTTTAGTAGGATCACTCAAACGTTTGATGATAAATGGAGAAAAGACTTTCTCTGGTCATAAAGTTGTCCTTGGAACTCCACactatacaaaattatatgATCTTCTGGTCATTCCAtacttataaacaattaaaaccACTGAGATATTTAGCATGTCTGCCATGGGCAACTATCTACTCTCAATTCTATTAGTCAGTAATTGTTGCTAGCTTGTAGTCAGAATTATATGATATGCTGAAGATTATTAATCCAAAATTTCAAGCTTGGAATTTCCTACAGTTTCAATTTGGGTTGATAACATTCTGTTGTAGGCATATTTTGAAGGTTCCTAGGCCTATGCCAAACTCCTCAACATATTAAACATCTTCTAAAATGTGGACTATTGGATAGTTTAATTAGTCCCAACACGACTGGCATTGTGCTAAAtagtttgttttaatatttCTGCAGTGTATTGGAGCCACAACATTAGATGAATATAGGAAGCACATTGAAAAAGATCCTGCTTTAGAGAGACGGTTCCAGCCAGTTAAAGTACCAGAGCCAACTGTTGATGAAACCATACAAATACTGAAAGGACTTAGAGAACGATATGAAATTCACCACAAGCTCCGCTATACTGATGAGGCTCTTGTAGCTGCTGCACAGCTGTCATACCAGTATATCAGGTTTGTCATAATTCATCTATCTACTCCTTCTGTGTTCCTTAAATTTCATTTATGTTATAgacattttaattgatttttcaaCGTTGTATGTTTAAATTGGAAATTTTCCATGAATTAAGCTGATGCATATTTGTTGTGGAATTTTGCAGCAGCAGAAGCTTCCTCTTTGTATTGTTTTATATCAGTTATAGTTATGTTTAAATGTAGCCATGTGATTGATATCTATGTTAATCTATCATGCCATCCTTTTTATTACTACCCTGGATATTTTAACCTGCTATTTCCCCTCATGTATGATAATGTTGTCCCCTGCAGTGATCGGTTTTTACCTGACAAAGCTATAGATTTGATTGATGAAGCTGGTTCACGAGTTAGGCTTCAACATGCACaggtatatattatttatttacccTCCACTATCAGTTCTAGCTTCTATTATTGAGCTAATATGGGCTGTAACTCTATGTACTTCCAGTTACCTGAGGAAGCAAGAGAACTTGACAAGGAGGTCAGGCAGATTATCAAGGAGAAAGAGGAAGCTGTTCGCAACCAAGACTTTGAAAAGGTAATGTCTCTCTGAAGATTTAACATGGAAAGTTTTATTGGacattttctggaaaattttcATCTACCTTGACTAAGGAAAGTAATGTTTTTGCTTAAGCAAACTCTAAGAATCATTagcatttttatcaattatagtAAGCTTGTTGAGTTTAAAGAATGTTGCAGTATAAGCCCCCCTCCGtcacaaaaaagaaaagaacagtGTAATGGTGGGTTCTTTTTGTCAGATAAACTATATTTTGCCTATAATTTATGGGTTGATTATGTGAATTTCTGAACAGGCTGGAGAGCTACGAGATAGAGAAATGGATCTTAAGGCACAGATCTCAACACTTGTAGAGAAAGGAAAGGAGATGAGCAAGGCAGAGAGTGAGGCAGGGGATGAAGGTCCTACTGTTACTGAAGCTGACATACAGCACATTGTATCATCCTGGACTGGTATTCCTGTTGAGAAGGTCTCAACAGATGAATCTGATCGCCTTCTGAAGATGGAAGAGACTTTACATAAGCGAGTCATTGGTCAGGATGAAGCGGTTAAAGCCATTAGTCGGGCTATCCGTCGAGCTCGGGTTGGATTGAAGAACCCTAACCGTCCAATTGCCAGCTTCATCTTTTCTGGTCCAACTGGTGTGGGGAAGTCTGAATTGGCCAAAGCATTGGCTGCATATTACTTTGGCTCTGAAGAAGCTATGATTCGACTTGACATGAGTGAGTTTATGGAAAGACACACAGTTTCCAAACTTATTGGTTCACCTCCTGGATATGTAGGTTACACCGAAGGTGGACAGTTGACTGAGGCAGTTCGGCGTCGTCCTTACACTGTTGTACTATTTGATGAGATCGAGAAAGCCCATCCGGATGTGTTCAACATGATGCTTCAGATCCTGGAAGATGGAAGACTAACAGACAGTAAGGGAAGAACTGTGGATTTCAAGAACACACTTCTTATAATGACATCAAATGTTGGAAGCAGTGTGATTGAGAAAGGAGGCCGCCGTATTGGATTTGATCTGGATTATGATGAGAAGGATAGCAGTTATAACAGAATCAAGAGCTTGGTGACTGAGGAGCTAAAGCAATACTTTAGGCCAGAATTTTTGAATAGACTGGATGAGATGATTGTGTTCAGGCAACTAACAAAACTGGAGGTGAAGGAGATTGCTGACATTATGCTCAATGAGGTGTTTAATAGACTGAAGGTGAAAGATATTGAACTTCAAGTGACTGAAAGATTTAGGGACAGAGTGGTGGAGGAAGGTTATAATCCTAGTTACGGAGCCAGGCCTTTAAGAAGAGCTATAATGCGACTTTTGGAAGACAGCATGGCTGAGAAGATGCTTGCTAGAGATATCAAAGAGGGCGACTCTGTTATAGTGGATGTTGATTCTGACGGTAACGTGATTGTGCTCAATGGTAACAGTGGAGCCCCCGAGACCTTACCAGAGGCACTTCCTGTGTAATGCGGTCAATTTGCTATTACTATGTGTTATTTAATTTGTCTAAACCATAGTCATAGTATGTTTTTTACCCGTCAATGTTCCTAAAGCTTTTGATTGATACTGGTAGGCCTCAtctaagaaaaaacaaattcagAAAAGGGGTAGTGGGGGTTACCAGGGGTTTGGGGAAACTTAAAAGGATCTGCGGGGAAGGTGAAAATCAAATCAGTGCCACGATGTATGGCCTATTCATTGCTTGAGAATGCAATGCGTGTAATGATAAAATTCTTGCATGATAATGACAGATTCAGGGTAAGTAGATCAATTTGAATACGGAACTGTCCTCAAATCATCTATGCAAGCAAGTTTAAATTTTCATGTGGATGGTAGTGAAGCAACGTGATTCAAGTGTTGTATCGGCATGTTTTACGGTGTCCCTGCGGTCAGATTTATGGTGGTTAAATGTCTAACCTCTTTCATCCACGTTTTGAAACCGACTACAATATCACAAGCGGACTAAAGGTGCAGCTCGGAAATCAAATTCATGGCTCTCCAATGAGcaattttatgaaaattgtaCTGGTTCAGACGTTAGGTTAAATGACTCTGTAACTAGCAATTTTGTTAAGGGTTTTTGCATCCCATGATTTTAAGCCTGCACTCCCATAAGACGGTGAAATCACAactctataaaaaaaatgcatttcaaATTCTACATTTCGATTTCAGAATATGCAAAATGTATTATCTCCataatgtatttattaaatttggaaatcttttattttatgcaatgtgaaatcaataatatattaatatattttagaatgtGTATTTTGGAAGGTATTTTAGATCTataatactttttgaattgtatAACGTACAATGTATTACTATATTATTAATTGTATAATGCAAAATGTTTTATAGATTTACAATTCAGAATATAGTAATACTTTTTAGAGGTatgtggtttttttttttgaaaaaaaacttatgaATAAAGGAATTGAGTACAATGCATCTACTAAAGTTAATCTTCTACCGGAATAATGTCAATCAACTGCAAGGTTAACCATAATTTCGCCTccacataaaatatataaactataatgtctatataatatataattagtaTGGAACAACCTTATTGTAATTTTACCTACACGTAATGTATTCAATTAGTAGTTGgaaatatgaatataaaatatgatcACAAACCATTGTATCATATATATGAGTCAATGTATACTGAGGCTTACTTCGTAAAACAACATTGTATCTACAAGGAAACAAATATTTGGTATTAGATATAGTTATCCATTTGTCTACACTAATTTACGAAACATCAATGCTAGTTAGACAATTATTATTGAGCGTAGAAGTAGATAATTATTATTGAGCGTAGAAGTTGAGAAAAGTATGAGGTGTTAATATCTCATTCACTAGCAATGACCTTTTTAGTTGGTTTATCCATTTATCACatttttgttcaatttttttaaacaaatccaTTTTGACAAGTGACCATGAATCTTCCTCATTTCCAATTATATATCAATAACCAAAATGATCACTACTCTTGACATCGATGACATCATGTATATCAGGTGAAGGTGAACATTGGCATGAAACTTGTCCAACATTGGTATTGCTTTAATTCCTAAGGGAATCATCATTTTCCCCCTCTCTTTGCTTGACTTCCATGTAGAAGAGTTATCATTTGTATTGAGTGACTTCGATACGTTCAAAATATGAGGGGTTATATTTTATAGATCTCACCAATTTATTTGATCAACTTTCTTGGGATTTCTTAGTTTCACTTTATCCACTATTACGCACATTGATGTCATGTTTAGGTATGTTATTTCACGTAACTTGATCTTAATTGTCCCTTTACCCGCAATATCAATTTCTTTGAAATGATTCAAAATAACATCAAATTCTTGTTGAATAGATAATTCAAAGGATAAATCTCATGATGACATGTCAAAAAATTGAGTTTGGTTCACATAACATGAATTACATTTAGAGGTATTTTACTGAGGTCATACTTTACATGCATAAAGTATACCAAAAGTATATCTAAGTACACACCACAACATTCACTATCAATATCAACATGTCTAACTTAATCAAACTCCTAACAAATGTGCATCAAAGCGTATTTGGAAACAAATTCTTGTAGGCTTATAAATAAAATGACATTGAAAGTGTGGATAAAAACGTGTAAACTTTTCTCAAAAAATGTCTTAATTTCATTATGTTGCAAGGTAATGATGTTGTTCTTTGCGTCCCAATAGGTACACAAATTCCCCATATTATTTTGAAGTACTTATTTCATACAATAATAAGTGAATTCAACCATATAAAATGAATGTAGAATCAACAAGTTATTAACCTTGATTTAATATCTAAGTAATAGACACATTGATTTACTTATTCAATGTTGTGTTACCTAAATACATGGTTGTGTCTATCCAAGccttaacaatttttttctcgTATGAAATGAGTAAAAAAGTATTGGTCATGGTGAACAAACAActataaaacattttatatattcCACAAATGCATAATAATTTACACAATCTATCACATAGGCTTATGCATTTATAACAAATTCCCAAGCCTCCACATAGTCTATTAACATTTTACACTTtgctttaacatttttattaatgcGGAACCATATTGGTAGCTTCAAAAAACACAGTGCAACAAAATCTTTGTCATTGACAATTATTTAAGAGAACACATTTGTCCTAAAAAACAACCCTCTAAATTTTTCAAGGTTTTAATGAACTCTAAATCTTTCAAGGTTCCAATGAAGTTGTTTTCTTGTTTAATTGCCAACAATACAAAAGCAACCGAGAAAGTCAATCATGTCAACATCACACAAACTATTTCAAGCAAAGACAATCCATATTTGTTGGTTTTGTTTATGTTGTCCATCACCAATTTAACCACATCGGGATGTGTCAAAAAAGATTTGTAACAACCTGTGTAGAGTCATTACATTGACCCTAGTGAATATATCATCAAGTGTTGCATTTCCGTTCTACCTTCACTATATGATCTCTTATATGCATATCTAGCACTATAAATTTATTTGACATTGTTCTCATCGTGctttttaaaagtaattaatgtGTTTGCTGGTTTCACTAAACTCTTAATCATGTCAATAACTATGAAATGCTCATTTGGTTTTAATACGTTAACATGAGGGTGACTGACTAATGTATAAGACAATTCATGGTTATGTGCCACATTACATTAAATACCATTATGAATTGGTTTGCCCTGAATTTGAAAGGACAATCAGACTTTCTTGTAACATTTATAATCAtcttcaaataatttttatattttttgtactTACTACCCCTTTCACAACTTTACAACGCACATGTCTTCCTTTCCTGTTGTTGATTTGTTTTGTCAGACCTCAATATGATAACTAAAAAGTGTAGTCAAAAGATCACTTTATGCAGGCATTGAAGTAAGTCATCTTGCTTATCAAATACCTACACAAATACACCATATCTTCAATATATCGGATGTCACCCACCTTTTACATAAATCAATGCAATTACACTTACCTCATCCATTGTAAGTGATGGAACATAGTCTCCTCAAATAATTTCATCTTCAGATGTCACCAACTTCATTATATTCGACTTATCCATGTCAGACAACTTATCTACTTCGTTAGATATTTTGCTTTACTTTTGAGATTACATCTTTATATTCAATAATCACAAATAAATAcatcatattttaattaaaaacaaaaaaatataaagaaataaaataaacgtCAAAATTCAATACATATGTATTTCAAAATAGAATCTAGAATACAAAATATATTCTAGAAAGTACAATCCGAAATACATATATGTATTATGAATTCTAAATTTTAGAATACTTTTTGGTAATTcatattcactacaagaaaaattgaaattacATACAGCcgaaatccgtatgtaaaactgTCGCATTCTGCAATGGATGAAACTGCAGCAGCCTTCAAGTCCTTCCAGTGCCCAGAGGAAGAGTTAACCACTAgaccagacaagttctttggtcatattatcatttttattatacttattattactaacataatttatacatattaataatattaatattgttaatattgttaataataataagtataataaaaatcataatcatACTAAAACATttgcttggtgtagtggttaaatttttgTTGAGTTATCTGAAGGAACCTGGCTTTGAATCCCATTCATTGcacattttatattattttggtgCCAAAATTTACATACGGAAAAATCCATATGTAAGCCTTCCCGCTCCATGGCGCCAAAAAGTTACATACGAaaaaaaatctgtatgtaatgttgattttacatacgaattttgatccgtatgtaattcacatttttcttgtagtgattgcATTCCAAAACGTACAATATACGTATTGAGAATTGTACTTTTTGGAATACATGTTTTATATATCGAATTCTATgttttggaataaaaaaaaataacttttaacattttgaattatacaatttaaaggATCGATAAATTGTACATTATGAAAATCAATATGCAAAACAAAAAGTAATACTCATAAAAATCAACTACAACAACCACCATACAACTCAATTAGCATCGTCAACCATCACCAACAATCACCAAGCACATCCAACACTACCTCCAACCATTGTGTTGTTCCAAAGCAAAAAAATCACTCCAAACCAACACAATGTTACCCACATCTCaacatttattttcaaaacaatgATGTCATTTAAAATTATAGAGAGGGTGTAGGATTaaaatatggaggtgcagaatGCAACCCCTTTTACGAAAAGCTAATCAGTCATAATCACTAACAACATGATcaaagttttaaaatttgttaaaaaaattaaaatttatatgttcCATTAACcatactttaaatttaaattgtaaaGTCATAATGTTTAATATATCAaataataaagagaaaaaaacattTAACCTTTTTAAACTTTATTCTTTCTATAAACAGATACTACAAACTTTATTTTTGTCTTAATTAATTCTTGAATTTTATCCTATCTACATATATATACTTTgacttttaattttcttctatttgattcataaattttattttttctataaatagaaatctaaaactttaattttattataattatttttttatatatagttcTTTTTCTAACAACTTTGAGTTAAATGGTAATAATATAGTAGTAATAATaacagaaataataataatatagtaGTAGTAGtaatgaaaatttaataaaaattatttaattcaaaactgttagaaaagaaaagatataaaaaaataaaaatttaaaaatagttattataaaattaaaattttagatgtctattttaaaaaagtaaatttaagaTCAATTGAAAAACTTTAAAGTTCAATGTACTTATTTGtagatataataaaatttgaggatcaagaaaaaaaaaatcaaatttggaggatatatttctaaaattaaataagGTTTAAGAAAGttcaatgttattttttaataataaataagtgttgtatatttttataaaaaaattaattaattattattactttcgttaaaaaattatcatttttagaaaaaatcaagaatttttttttagtaaattttatactttttatttctACTAATTAAAGTTAAGGTGGAAGAAAATAGTATAAATCTATAacattcataaataaattattctttttaattacttttttacataaattcttaccatttttatgatgaaaaaattatctaaaataaagttaaaaatattaattatttttatggaactttttattatttaataatttttttattttaatagttattctagtgataaaattttatttattttgttatcttAAAAAACTGGACAAAGGCATGTGTTTCGgttagtaataataaaattaatattctcaGCAggcaaatataaaaaaactcttTTCAGGGACAAAGGATAAACCTTGCACTTTTCAGATTGACATGCACAAACCACCATAATCTTCTTACCAAATGGTTAcagtttttctttaataattatCTCACTCAAATTTTAACATTCTTCTGTGTGACTAATTATCTCACCAtaatctaatttttaatttttataactaattCCATATCTCATCTAACTGCTTCCACCAACTCGCTAAAGTCAGGTTTTACAGCTATAATATTTAAGAATAAATTCAGAATTATCctaattaaaagtataaaacTTATTAATgatttatggaaaaaaaaatcttaacatTGATTTAAAGAAGGCACTTTGTATACCAAAGAATTAATCTCGTATTATTATTGAAAGGTTTACAAAAGAAgtaaaatatctttaatataCATAGATGAAAAGGAACCATAATATTTATGGTTTTtgtattgaatttaaattttaagataaaatgTTATGGAGATAATTGAAAAGGAAAAGTGTTTACGTGACTTATTCATactatacataaatatataaaaaaaaatgaaattcatTCTAATACAAGATATGTAATAAAAGAATGACACCTATCCACACAAGGATGAAATGAAAttcctttttattattagttgCTTTCTTATTTATTGTGTATAGGATTTATTGTGTATAGGATGGAAGACCCTAGAGTAAATGACCATAGAGAATACATGAAAGTGAGATTAAGCTAAGTTTAGAAGGGTCAAATTTTAGTTTGTATAAATGcttatagtaaaataaaatttaattgagtttgtaattgttaaataaattgAGTCATACGTTTGGGTCAAGTAGACTATAGTTTTTTATCTTGTATTTTGACTTAGGGTAAATTAGGGTTAAAGTCAAGGTTCTAAACCTACTAAGGGTTTCATTTGTGCTTCCTTTGGCGTAAAGAAAACCATATGTCGGTCTTGTGATGTTGTTTGCGCACCAGGGAGGGTTGGACAACTAGGAGGACACATGGAAAACATGGAAGAAGTAAGGGGAGTGTGACTATCCACTTGATACACTCTCATTTGCTCTTTTACATCTaggatttttgttttgaatttgaatCTTCTAAATTTGACTCCATTTTGGGCTAACCATGACACTATAAATAAGTGTGCTCAAATCTTGTATTTTTCAATTTGATTGAGAAGAGTTATGGTGTCCACTTTTAACCATAAACACTCTTCTTGAGCTAATATCTTGTGTAACATCCCCTGGACTCCTTACTCACTCTCCTAAACTCAATACGAGGAAGATACTCATCACAGGATTTGTGATTCCCTTTCATGACCGACCTAAGCATAGTTGATAGAGATCTATTTACAACATTTGTTTGTCCATTCATTTGatgatgacaagaagttgaaaagtTCAACTTAGTTCCTAGCCTTTCCCAAAGAGTTCTCCAAAAATGGCCAACaaatttaggatctctatctgaaactatgGTTTTAGGTAGACCATGAAGTTTACCACTTCTCTAAAAAAGAGCTTGGAGATGTTATTAGCATCACCCACTTTATGACAAGTATAAAATGAGCCATCTTGCTAAAcctatccactaccacaaagatggaatcaaaacctcttTGTGTCCTAGGAAgccctaaaatgaaatccatgttgatgtcttcccatggagcacAAACAAGAAGTAAAGGAGTGTAAAGTCCATGAGCATTGTCTTATAtttagcttttaaacatgaaatgcatctatgacaatgtctttgaacttctttttctCATGTGGGAGACCAAAAAAATTTCCcttttaaaagataaagagttttatcaactccaaaatgaccCACGAGACCTCCTTCATGTGACTTTTTAACAAAGAGTTTTTTATGTGTTCCTTGAGGTATACAaaattttccttctttaaacAAATACCCCTTAGAAACATAAAATcctccttgtgctctatgtttACAATTAGTAAACGTAGgtcaaaaatatgaattttcttCATAAAGTTTGGatatgttttcaaatccaagaaattgGGCTCCAAGTTTATAAAAGAGGGCATGTCTCTGAGATAGAGCATCTGCCACAATATTTGTATCGCTCTTCTTatatttgataacatatggCAATTGATCTATAAATTCCATCCACGTTGCATGTCTTTTGTTCAACTTATGTTGacccttcaaatattttaaaaactcatgatcactatgaataacaaattcttttgaaaccAAATAGTTTTCCCAAGTCTACAGGACTATCACAAGTGCATAGTGCTCTTTATCATAGGTGGGGTAATTGAGGGTTGCACCATGTAATTTTTCAGTAAAATATGCTATTGAGTGCCCACCCTACAATAACACTGCATCGATGCCTACTTCTGATGCATCACACTCAAACTCAaaagttttttaaaagtttGGTAAGGATAGAATGGGTTCATTAGTGAGTTGAACTTTCAATATTTGAAAGGCTTACTCATGTTTCTCTATCCAATAGAATGAAGTGTCTTTCTTCACCAACTCGTGGAGTGGTGAAGCTAGGCTTGAGAAGCTGGGAacaaatcttttataaaagtTGGCTAAACCATG harbors:
- the LOC137820265 gene encoding chaperone protein ClpC, chloroplastic, with the translated sequence MARVLAQSVTVPGLVAEHRHGQQKGSGKLKRPAKMMSAVRTNGLRMSGFTGLRTFNPLDTMLRPGIDFRSKVSIATSARRGRATRCVPKAMFERFTEKAIKVIMLAQEEARRLGHNFVGTEQILLGLIGEGTGIAAKVLKSMGINLKDARVEVEKIIGRGSGFVAVEIPFTPRAKRVLELSLEEARQLGHNYIGSEHLLLGLLREGEGVAARVLENLGADPTNIRTQVIRMVGESADSVTATVGSGSSGNKMPTLEEYGTNLTKLAEEGKLDPVVGRQQQIERVTQILGRRTKNNPCLIGEPGVGKTAIAEGLAQRIANGDVPETIEGKKVITLDMGLLVAGTKYRGEFEERLKKLMEEIKQSDEIILFIDEVHTLIGAGAAEGAIDAANILKPALARGELQCIGATTLDEYRKHIEKDPALERRFQPVKVPEPTVDETIQILKGLRERYEIHHKLRYTDEALVAAAQLSYQYISDRFLPDKAIDLIDEAGSRVRLQHAQLPEEARELDKEVRQIIKEKEEAVRNQDFEKAGELRDREMDLKAQISTLVEKGKEMSKAESEAGDEGPTVTEADIQHIVSSWTGIPVEKVSTDESDRLLKMEETLHKRVIGQDEAVKAISRAIRRARVGLKNPNRPIASFIFSGPTGVGKSELAKALAAYYFGSEEAMIRLDMSEFMERHTVSKLIGSPPGYVGYTEGGQLTEAVRRRPYTVVLFDEIEKAHPDVFNMMLQILEDGRLTDSKGRTVDFKNTLLIMTSNVGSSVIEKGGRRIGFDLDYDEKDSSYNRIKSLVTEELKQYFRPEFLNRLDEMIVFRQLTKLEVKEIADIMLNEVFNRLKVKDIELQVTERFRDRVVEEGYNPSYGARPLRRAIMRLLEDSMAEKMLARDIKEGDSVIVDVDSDGNVIVLNGNSGAPETLPEALPV